The window GGCAGATACGACGTGACGACCGTTCCCAAGGCCTTGGTGGCGTTGGAGGCGATGACGGCGCTTGTGCTGGCCGACCACGCCTTGAGGGCCGGGCTCATAAGGCGCGACAGGCCTGCGGGCTGATGCCACGTTGTGCCCGGGCCTGCGCCTGGGGCGGAGGCAGCATAGTGAACGCGATAGCCTTGGGCATCGGCGCATCGTTTCCCCTATCGCTTAAGGTCGTGGCCGAGGTCTGCGAGGCCGACGGCGACGCCGTCTCGTCGTATGCGGACATCGACCTCTCGCCGATCTACAAAGCGCTGGAGATCTTGAGGGCGCGTTTCAAGTTCGGAGGAGTAGCCGTGAGGTTCTCCGGCGATTTGCCGACTGCCGGCGGCCTTAAGTCGAGTAGCGCGGCGTTGAACTCGTTGATACTCGCCTTGAACGAGCTGTTCGGGCTGGGGCTAAGCCGTCTAGACGCCGCGCGGCTCAACGCGGAGATAAGCAAGGCGGTGGGGATAAGCGTCACCGGCGCCTTCGACGACGCGACGGCCTCGGCGCTGGGCGAGGCCTGGCTGACAGACAACGGGGAGAACGCCTTGCTCAGGAAGCTGGACGTGTCGGGCGCCGCGCTGGTCCTAATCCCGCCGTGGGGCAAGGGCAGAGGCCGGCTGGAGGAGATGAGGGCGGTGGCGCCTGCCGTGAGGGCCGCGGTGCTCTACGCGCTTAGAGGCGACTGGAAGACGGCGATGGCGATAAACGCCATAGCCTACGGCTTCGCCCTAGGCTACGACCCGGCGCCGACCATAGAGGCCTTGAGGATGGGCGCCGTCGGGGGCGTGTCGGGCACGGGCCCCTCGCACGTCTTCGTGGCCGACGACGTCGACAAGCTCTACTCGGCCTTGTCCCGCTACGGCCGGTTGATAAGGGCGGAAATACCCAGCGGGCCCTGCGCGGTCACTTGAGCACTATCCTCCTCGCAGTCCCCCCAATCTCTATCCTGGTCCCCGCCGCCTCGCTTGTCCCGGGCCTCCTCGCCCCGTCGACCTCGGCCTCAGAGTGCCGGGCGCCCAACACTATCAGCTCGTCCAGCTCGACCAGATCGCCCGAAAGCTCGACCACGTTGCCGGAGGCCTTGACCTCGAGCACGCGCGGCCTCTCGCCCTCGCCGTGATATATGCGCCAGCTCCCCTCCCCGTATATCATCAGGAAGCCGTCGCCCAACACCGCCGAGCCCCTTCTCACGTATATCGGGAGGTCGGCCGACGCCTCTATCCACGACGGGCCCAGCTGGACGACGCCCGACCAGTAATCCATCCACACGCCACCGGGCAGATAAACGCTCCTCCTCTGGCCCGGCGATAGGTGAGGCGCGACGAGTATGTAGGGCCCCACCATATATTCGTCGTTGACGCCGTAGGCGTCCTCGTCCTCGGGGAACTCAAGCGGCAGAGGCCTCAATATGGGGCGCCCCGTCAAGTGGGCCTCCCACGCCAAGTGCCAGAGGTACGGCAAGAACTTGTACCTCAGCTTTATCGCCGCCGCCACGGCCTCCCTATATTTGGCGGGCAACGCGAAGATCTCCACGTCGTTGCCCTCCTTGCCTTTATGGGCTCTAAAGAACGGGAAGAACGCAGACGCTTGGTACCAACGCACGACGAGCTCGGGATCGCTATAGCCGGCGAATCCGCCTACGTCGGCGCCCACCATGTGGACCCCCGACGCCGAGAGGCCAAGCACCGCCATCAACGCGGCCTTGAGCCCCTCCCAGGAGGCTATCACGTCGCCGGTCCACACCGCGGCGTAGCGCTGAATGCCGGCGTAGCCGGCGCGGGAGAGGACGAACGGCCTCTTGCCGGCCCTCAGCATCCCCTCGTAGGTCGCCATGGCCTCGAAGTAGGCGTAGGCGTTGTGGGCCTTCTCATGCTTCACGACTCTGCCGTCGTCGAGCCTATGCACGGCGCCGGCCGCCGTCCTTCTGAGCAAGTCGCCCTTGTTCAGAGGACCCGGCTTCAAGCCCAGCGCCACCGCCTTCCTCAGCTCCGCCCAGCCTCCAGTGAAGAGAATATCGCCGTCCATATTCGTCGGCTCGTTCATGTCTATCCAGAGGCCGTCAACGTCGTACTCCCTGACGTACTCCTCCACCAGCTTCGCCCACCACTCCCTGGCCTTCTTGTTGAGGAAGTCCGGGAGGGCCGAGGCGCCGGGCCATCCCTTGACCAAGTAGAGCTCGTTGTTTTCGGTAGTCAGGAAGTGGCGGAGCCCCTCCTCGAACACTTTATAGCCCGGCTCGGCCTTCACGTAGGGGTCCAATATGGGCACCACCTTGACCCCCCTCTCGTGGAGCTCCGAGACGAGGCCGTGGGGATCCGGGAACTTCCGCAGATCCCATGTGAAGATCCTCCGGCCGTCCATGTGGTCTAGGTCTAGGTAGACGGCGTCCAGCGGAACCTCCTTGAGCACGGCGTCCACGACCTCGAGCACGGCCTTCTGAGGCTCGTACGTGAAACGCGATATCTGGTAGCCCAAGGCCCATTTAGGCGGCAGGAACGGCTTGCCGGTTATGTCGGAGTACGTCTCCAGCACCTCCATGGGCGTCGGGCCGAATATTAGGTATATCTCCGGCCTGTCCTCGACCTCTATATTTACCGCGTTATATTCCCTAAGCCCTATGTCGAAGACTGAGTAGGCCGGCGAGTTTACTAACAAGCCGAAGGCCTTGCCCCCCTTCACGAATATAGCAAGCGGTATGGACACGTACAGCGGGTCCATGAAGGGCAGATGGGCGTACGCGTCGAAGTTGAACATAACGGCGACGGTCCTCCTTCTGTCTATGGGCATGGCCCTCTCGCCGAGGCCCAACACGTGTTCGCCAACGCCCAGCTCCTTCCATATCCTGGTCGCGCCGCCCTCCACCGTTATCCTCAACACGGCCTCGACGCCGCAACACGAGGCCTTGACGATGTCGCCGGATATGTCGATCTGCGGCTCGGGCGAGCCCTTCGGAAGATCGAACTCGACCAAAGGCCTTTCGTCCAGCCTTAGCCTGACGGTCTTGCGGCCGAGCTCGTACTGCATGGCTGAATAGGGGCGGCTATATATAGAGATAGCCGCCGTCCGGCGATCCGCCCGGTGCGAGGGATCTTTAAATAAAAGCGGAGGGTTGCCGCTCGATGGCCTATGCGCCTCTCGGAAAACGCGCCGTCCCCACATCGAGGCGTCCGGCGCCCCGTCGAACTCGCCGAGCTGGGGAGGTCCATGGGCGCCTCTAAGGCTCCAGAGAGCGGCTTGCAGATCGGCGTGGAGTGTCGGGTTGCGCGTTGGCTCGACGACGACTATTTCGGCGTGGCGGCCGTGGTGGAGGTGTGCGCAGATGGAGGGGACAGGGGATATCTGGTATCTCCCCTATCCGGCGGGCTAATAGGCGCGTTTCCCCTCAAAGGACGCGGCGGGCGCGCATGCGCCGAGCTCGTCCTCCCGCCCGGCGTCTATAGGTACAAGGTGGTAGTGGACAGCAGAGGAACGGAGGAGCGGGAATGCCAGGTGGAGCCCCCGGCCCCTCTGGTACACGTCCCCGCCCCGTATTACGTGGGGGCCTTCGGCGGCGAGGTCGAGGTCCGGGCCTACTCCGTGGAGCCTCCCCAGATATGCGGCGGGGGCCGTTGCGCGGAGGGAGAGGAGTTGCTGGCAGTGGGCAGACACAAGCTGTATAGGGCAGTAGTCGAGGGCCCTCCGTACGAGGTCAGGTGTTGCGGGACGGAGATACGGGTAGACTCTGTGAGGCCTTTCAGGAGACCTAGATGGGCCCCTCTAGTTATGTACGAGGTCTTGCCCGACAGAGTTAGGAGGAGGTTCGGATGTAGGGATCTCAGGTGGGACCACTGCGGCGGGGATTTGAGGGATTTGGCGGATATGCTCGACTACATAGCGCAGCTGGCCGACGCCCTCTACATACACCCCATATACAGGGCGATCAGCTACCACAGATACGACGTGTTGGACCATAAATCCGTCGACGAGCTTCTAGGCGGCCTCCAAGCCTATGAGGAGCTCAAGAGGAGGGCCTCCGAAAGAGGCGTCGGCGTGGTGCTGGACGTGGTTCTACACCACGTGGGGCTGAAGTCGGCCATGTTCAGGGAGAGGCGGGACCTCTTCATAATAAGGGACGAGAAGGCCGCCGAGTGGGCCCTCGAGATAGCCTCGATTTTCCCCAGGCCCGAGTGGCGCCGCTTCTTCAGAGGAGATCCGCCGTACGAGACATTCATGGCTGTGTGGGCTATGCCGAGGATAAACTACGAGAAGGCGGAGGCCCTAGCCTACGCCGAGTCGGTCCTATCCTTCTGGTCCGATAAGGCCGAGGGCTTCAGATTCGACGTGGCCCACGGCATACCGCCCGAGGTGTGGAGGAAGTTGCTGGAGAGATACGCAGAGACGCACTACTTGCTGGCGGAGCATACGGGCGACCCCTCGGCGTTTCTGGGCGCGCACCACGGTTTCACGGCGTATGAGCTGTACGGCGCCATCTTGGACTTCTTGGCGTTTGAGAAGATCGACGCAGGCGAGTTCGCCGCGCGGGTCAAGAGGTATATAGGCAGGTTAGCGCCGGGCCAGCTGAGGTATATGTATACGTTTATTGAGAACCACGACACAGACAGGTTCTGCTCCCGCGCGGACAAGAGGAGGACCTTGATGGCATACGCGCTTATCTACTCGATGCCGGGAATACCGGGCCTGTACGCCGGCGGCGAGAGTTGCGCCGAGGGCCTAGCCGCCGACCACACTAACAGGAGGCCTCTCGACGACCTCAAGCCGGATCCCGAAATGTTAGCCGCGTTGAGGACGCTGTATAGGATAAGGAGGAGGTACCCAGAAATAGCGGAGGGGCCTATCAGGGAGATACGCGGCGAGGGGGGACGGCTGGTTCTGAAGAACGCGTCGATAGTCCTCTACCTAGAGAGAGACGAAAACTTCGTCGAGATCAAGACGCCGGATGGATACTACAGCTTCTAGGCCCCGACCCGCTCCACCAGCTTGTTGGTCAGCCTGGCCGCGAAGCCCTCTAGGCTTTTCCTGAACTCGAGGACCAGCTTCTTGACCTCCTCGTCCTCGATTATGTCCTCGACGTTCTTGACCTTCACGATGCCCTCGTTGGCGAAGGCCATAAGCTCGAAGAGCGCGGCGTCGGTGCCGTTCTTGTACAGCTTCGGCGCCATCGATCTGTGGAGACAGCTCAGATGCACGGCGCCCTTGTTCGTGAACGTGAAGAGCTGCCCCTCAACCACGTCCTTCCCGCATACGTAGCAGGTCCACCGCTTCATGAGGAGGCGCCGTTATCTAGTTTTAAATTTTGGGGACTCGGCGGCGTCCAAATTTTTAAAGACGTTGTACCGGACGCGGCTATGGGCCTTAAGATCAATAGGCCGCGCCGCGGCTCGATGGGCGTATACCCGCGCAAGAGGGCGAGCGACATAGTCCCCAGAGTGAGGACTTGGCCAGACCCCAACCTGGGCAAGCCCTCGCTCCTGGGCTTCGCCGCTTATAAGGTGGGGATGCTACACGCCGTCGTTGTGGAGGATAGGCAGACGAGCCCCTTGTTCGGCAAGGAGGTCGTGAAGGCCGCGACAGTCTTGGAGGCCCCGCCTCTGCGAGTAATCGCGGCGAGGCTCTACACCCTGGACCCGACCAACGGCTATAGGAAGGCGGTGGGCGAGGTGTGGGCGCCGGAGGTGCCCAAGGACGTCTACAGAGCCGTCAAGACGTTGCCGGAGAAGTTCGACCTAGAGGCAGAGCTGAAGAGAATCGAGGCGGTCAAGGGCATGGCGGTGGACGTGAGGGCCATAGTGGCGACCCAGCCGAGGCTGGCGGGCATAGGGAAGAAGACCCCGGAGATCTTGGAGATACCTATCGGCGGCGTGCCGTCCGTCGAGGATAGGCTGAAGTTCGCGCTCGACATGCTGGGAAAGGAGGTGAGGATCTCCGACGTGTTCTCGGCCGGCCAGCTCGTCGACGTGTTGGCGATAACTAGGGGCAAGGGCTGGCAAGGCGTCATAAAGAGGTTCGGCGTGAAGATACTGCCTAGGTGGCACAAACACAGGAAGGGCCACAGAAGGACCGGCACCATAGGCCCCCAGAGCCCGGCCCTTATGTTCACCCAACCGAGGCCAGGCCAGATGGGCTTCCACCAGCGCACCGAGTACAACAAGAGAATATTGAAGATAGGCAACAACCCCGCCGAGATAAACCCCAAGGGAGGCTGGCCGCACTATGGGCTTGTCAAGAGCGATTTCCTGGTGCTCTCCGGCAGCGTGCCCGGCGTCCAGAAACGGCTGGTGGTGTTGCGGCACCCGGTAAGGCCGCCGCCCAAGGCGCCGACGTCCGCCCCGCAACTGGTCTGGCTGTCGGTCCAAATTTAGGCTTGAGATCCGGGCGAACGGGGATTAATTCTCGCCAGATCCCTTTCCAAACGATCCCCTCGTATTAAGAACCGGCCTCTGCACAGTCAGTCTTTCAGTTATCTCGCGGGAGGCGTGATCCCAAATAAATTTCGCGACCGGCGGCGATCGGGACGGCGCCTCTATTAGCTCTATAAGACGGGGGCGGCAAGCGGCGGGCGAAAAAGGAGAGGAGTATCTCCCAGGACCTCTTCCGGGCCCATATCACGACATTCGCGCACAGCAACAGGTTTAAAACCTCTGATAGTAGGAGCGCTTCTCGCACCGTTATCCGCACTATTAAATTTCTACCGTCTTTAGCCCCTCCCTCTCGGCGGCTCTGGCCAGCTCCGCGTCGGCGGTGTAGAAGGCGCCGCATTTGACGTATAGGCAACTGGCTATCTGGAGGGCGTCGGCGAAGTAGAGGTGGTGCCTCAGCGCCAGCGTTATTGATCTGCGCAACACCACGCCGCCGAGAGGGACAAGCGCGAAGTTGCCCAGCCGCGTAAGCGTCTTGAGTTCTCTAAGCATTAACGACACGGCGACTTCTGCGTTGCGCGTCAACTCGCCGCGCCTGGCCTTTTTGTCTAGCGCCGACGCCGCCTCGCCTATGTTGTAGATGGATGTGGACAGCACGGCCGAGCCTCTGTACGCCGACTCGAAGAGCTTGTCCACCTCGGCGCTCCCCGGCTCCTCGACGTAGCGCTTCACCAACGCGCTTGTGTCTAGGTATATCACAGGCGCCCGGCCCGCTCCCTCCGCATCTCAGCCACGAGGGCGGCCGTCGGAGGCCCGAGGGCTCTGGGCCTCCGCGCCGCGATTTCTCCCGGAGTGGTTAGGGGCTCGGCGCAGTCCAGCCCCAGCTCTCCGCACAAGACGTCCGCAAGCCCCTCGCCGTCTATAGACTCCAGGAAATCCTCGACGAGTCTGCTCAGCGATCCCAGCCCCCGCGACCGGGCCTTGGCTCTCTCGGCCAAATCCTCCCGTACAGACAAAGTCAACTTCTTCACGTAAACACGTATATACGTAATATATAAGCTTTTCGAGCGGCCGGCCGCCACCGAGTTGCCAGGATCACGACCTCATCCGGCAACAGACATACCTGATCGCCGCCGGCTCTTCAAGGCTTGAAGGCCGACATCTTTTGGATCCGCACCCCGCGACTGGCGGCGAGTCCGGCTACTTTAATCTGTCGTGGCGCCTTCCGTGATGGCGATCGGAGATCATTCAGAACAGATCGGCGCTTTCCGCGGCCCCGGCAACCGCTCTCGGCCGGCTAATTCGATTAATATATTTCTACACCCATAGGCCCGCAGTAGCCCGCCGCCGAGGGGACAACGCTACCTTCAAAACCGCTCAGTTGAGGGGCGGCACAGACCCTCCGGGCGGCCCCTCCCAGGCACGCCAAAAGGCCAAGCCCGGGCTCCATGTCCCCCGCCCGGAGAGCTGAAAGGGGACGTTTAAACAACTATCTCACACACCCAAATTGTTTAAATACCGGTCCGAGCTGATGGGCGTGTCCGTCGACCAGCTACTGCTCCAGCTGAAGAGGGCGGACCTATCGCCCTACATCAAGCCGTTATTAGGAACGCCGCCGGAGAAGGTACCGGTGTACGGCTTGGACGGATCTGCTGTGGGCGAGATCGTGTTGCCGCCCCACTTCTTCGAGCCTGTTAGGCCGGATCTCATAAGGAGGGCGTTCCTCAGCGCCCTCTCCGCCAAGTTCCAGCCGAAGGGGGTGAGCCCCGAGGCTGGCAGGAGCCACAGCTGTCAGTCCTTCGGCGTGGGGCTCGGCATAGCCAGAATACCTAGGTACAAGGGGCATCTATGGCCTAGAGGTTGCTTCTCGCCAAATACGGTGGGCGGGAGGAGGGCGCATCCTCCGAAGGTCGAGAAGAAGTTGCGCGAGGAGATAAACAAGAGGGAGAGGAGGCTCGCCATAAGGTCGGCCATCGCCGCCACGGCGTATCTTCAGCTGGTCAAGGCGCGGGGACACGTCGTGGAGGGCTTAGAACAGCTACCTCTGGTGGTCGCCAACGATATAGAGCAGCTCGACAAGACGGAGAGGTTGAGGAGGACGCTCCAAGCTCTGCGCGTGTGGCCCGACGTGGAGAGGGCCGCCGAGAGGATCAGGATCAGGTCGGGGGTCGGCAAGATGCGCGGCAGGAGGTACAAGGAGCCCAAGAGCCTCCTCGTCGTCGTCTCTTCGCCCGACGCGCCTCTGGTTAGGGCCGCCAGGAATCTGCCCGGCGTCGACGTCGCCTACGTCAAGTCGTTGAGCGTCTTGCACTTGGCGCCCGGCGGAGTTCCGGGCAGGCTGACGTTGTGGACGCAACAATCCATAGAAGCTCTACGGGGCTTATACCTATGAGCTCGCCGATAAGGAGATTCGTGCTGACGGAGAAGGCCCTCATGTTGGCTGAGCGGGAAAACAAGATAACTCTAATAGTGGATAGATCGGCCACCAAGAAGACCATAAAGGACGAGGTAGAGAGGCTCTACGGAGTCAAGGTGAGCTACGTGAACACCATGATAACGCCGAGGGGGGAGAAGAAGGCCGTGGTCAAGCTGGCGCCCGAACACAACGCCTTCGATCTGCTTTCTCGGCTGGGCCTACTCTAGCGCTGAGTAGCATAAAGGAGACCCTCAGATCGTGGGTTCTCGCGCATCAGTCGCTACTAAAGACCGTCTTCACAGGGCTCGATAACAATTTTAACGAAGTGTTATAGGCTTTACGTGCCAGTGGAGCGGAGGCTAGTGTTGCCGGGAGAGGAGGTGGCTACTCCGGAGGAGTTCGCGGTAGACGGACGCGCCTACCTCGACGGCGTGTTCCGCGCAGCCGCTCTGGGGGTGGCCGTCTACGATAGGAAGAGCCATACTGCAGTCGTGAAGCCGGTAAAAGTCGACGGGTATCCAAGGCAAGGCGACATACTGTACTGCGTTGTGACCTCGAAGGGGGTCAGAGCCCTAAGCGCCAGATGCGTGGCCAAGGAGGGCGGAGAAGGCCCCGAGGAGCTCAAGTACCCGGTCACCGCCTTCATACCGCCGCAACTGGTCGACGGGAGGATAGGGGTGGGCGACTACATAAGAGCCCGCGTGGTCTCCAGCCTAGGGCCGCCGTTTCTGCTATCGGTAAAGGGGCCGACCTTCGGGGTGGTCAGAGCCTTATGCCCCAAATGCGGCAACGTGATGAGGAGGCGCGGCAACAAGCTGGTCTGCCCCGTCTGCGGCGCCGCCGACGTCCGCAAAATAGCCCAGGGATTTTATGTATAGGTCCGTATCGGTCAAGTTCTCTAACGGCGAGGAACTCCAACAGTTTTTGGAGATCCTTCCCAAGTACGTGGGGGTGGAGTACTACGCGATAGTGAGGGGCACCAACGTCTACATACAGCTCAACGGCTCGCCGGACGAGATCAAGAGGGCCTTGGCCTCCATAAAGACGGCCGTCGGCCTCGTGAGGGCTAGGCTCAAGCCAGTGAAGTCCTACCCGCTGGAGGTTATCTACAAGGAGTCCGAAATAGTCTCGCCGGTGCCTCCCGACGTGCTGGTAGACTATCTCGCCGTGAAGGGGTTCAAGGCCAGGCTGAGGGGGCTCGAGCTGCAGACAGACGCCTCGATGGAGCAGGTCAGGCAGGCCGTGTCGGAGCTCTCCGCCGCCTATAAATCGCTGGAGGGCCTCCCAGTGAGCCCCCACGCCAAGCGCATAGCGGCGGTGTATATAGCCGCCGTCAAGTCGAGGCCCGAGGAGGCCTTGGAGAGGCTCGCGGCCGCCGGAATTCTGAGCCGGGGCTCCGTGTTCGGCCTGGCGCTGGATCTCCAGACGGCCAAGAGAAGGGCCAGGGCCTTGATAGGAAAAAGCTAAAAACCGGATCTGCGGGATCTGGCGTGATGTCCATAGAGGTAGTCAAGGTCGACGAACACTACCTAGAGCTCAAGACGAAGGGCGAGACCTACACCCTCTTCTCGCCTCTGGTCGAGTACCTCTCGGAGGACCCCGACGTGGAGTACGTCACGTTCGACGTGGGGCATCCGTTGTTAGAGGACGTGACGTTCAGGATTAAGACGAGGAGCGGGAGCCCGCTCGACGCGCTCAGGCGCGCCGTCCAGGCCATAGTCAGCGATCTCGAGGCCCTCGAGAAGTCGATTCTAGCCTGAGCACAGCCACCTCCACTCTGTGCCTCCTCTTCCTGTGGTGCCTGTACATGGGCGGTATCCCCATCGCCGCTATTTCGAGAAGTTGCGGCTCGAGGCCTAGAGACCTGGCGGCGCGGAATACGTACTCGACGGCGGCGGCCTTATGTATGCTGTATATAATCTCGGCGACCGACGCGGCGCCTCGTAAAAACCTCACGTCGCCGTGAGGCATCCAGACGCCGAAGGGAGGATTCATGACCACCTTAACCGGCCTCCTCACGCACGGCATCTCGGCGTCGCACAACGCGACGTCAAGCCCCAGCCCCCTCGCGATTTGCAACGCGTCCGCGTCTATGTCTATGCAGACGGATCTGCCCCCCAGCGCGGCCACGGCGTAGGCGAGCCTCCCCGTGCCGCATCCGAGATCGGCGATCCACCCCTCGGCGAGCTCGCCGCGCATGTACATAGTCCAGGCGATTGTGGCCGCCAGCTCCCCCGGCGTTATGTACTGCTCCAGGCGGAGCTTCGGCCTCTTGAAGCCCGGCAGGGAGTCCAGAAGGCTCGCCAGCTCCCTCTTGCCGACCACAAGATAATGTTTAAATGAGAATAAATCGCGCCCACTCATGGCGGAGGATAGAATGGTTATGGACGAGCTGGTCAGATACTGGGATAAATTCGTCGAGACCCCCATAGCTAAACAGTTCCAGAAGGATCTCCCCGGCTTCAAGAGATGGCTCGAGGACATGGGGCCCAAGCTTTTGCTGGCCAGAGCCAGAGAGGCCGCGGCCAAGGGCAACCCGGTGGCCAAGGACTACGTGGTCGACTACGCCATGGGCATGTTGAAGAGAGGCGGCGAGAGGGTCTTGGTGAACATGTTCGCGGCGTGGCTTGTGGAGAATAGGGTGGTGAGCCAGTACTACCTCATAAAGAACAAGCTCGTGGCCGGCGGCGAGTCCATAGCCACCTGGCTCAGAGCTCTGAGAGGCCTAAATAAGGCCTAGGGCTATCTCCGCCAGCGTAACCGCCTTGGACACGACCTGCCAGGCGTCCAGAGGCCGGTCGCCTATTCTGTAGACCCCCTCGGCCTCCTCCAGGAGCCAGGCGTTTTTGAAATCGCCGTGGGGAAACCCGCCGACCACGACGACGGAGTCCGCCAGAAGCCGGCCCAGCTCCAGGGGATCGACCCGCCTGCCGCGCTCGTGGAGGACCACCCACCTGCCGCCCGCCTCTTCCAGAAGCGACCTCAGATCCTTGGCCTCGGCCGTCATAAGAGGCTCGCCCTCCGCGGGGACTCTACCCAACGACAGCAACTGCTCCATCAGCCCCACGAAGTTGTTGTAGTTCTTGGGGGG of the Thermoproteus uzoniensis 768-20 genome contains:
- a CDS encoding ribosome biogenesis protein; this encodes MMLVLAESSLELVPPEIWRHPAVLRDAERRGKKPGEILLDRARHHGAMLGLKDAERRGRPDIVHMCMLAFQYSPLNLAGRGSMAVHTIRDVVVRARPDVRPPKNYNNFVGLMEQLLSLGRVPAEGEPLMTAEAKDLRSLLEEAGGRWVVLHERGRRVDPLELGRLLADSVVVVGGFPHGDFKNAWLLEEAEGVYRIGDRPLDAWQVVSKAVTLAEIALGLI